One Paenibacillus riograndensis SBR5 DNA segment encodes these proteins:
- the rplK gene encoding 50S ribosomal protein L11 gives MAKKVIKMVKLQIPAGKANPAPPVGPALGQAGVNIMAFCKEFNARTADQAGLIIPVEITVFEDRSFTFITKTPPAAVLLRIAAKVEKGSGEPNKKKVAKLGRAAVREIAETKMPDLNAASIEAAMRMVEGTARSMGITIED, from the coding sequence ATGGCTAAAAAAGTTATCAAAATGGTGAAACTGCAGATTCCTGCAGGGAAAGCGAATCCAGCGCCTCCAGTAGGTCCGGCGTTAGGTCAAGCAGGTGTCAACATCATGGCATTCTGTAAGGAATTCAACGCTCGTACTGCCGACCAGGCTGGCCTGATCATCCCGGTTGAAATTACAGTATTTGAAGACCGTTCCTTTACCTTCATCACCAAAACTCCTCCGGCTGCCGTTCTGCTTCGCATCGCTGCAAAAGTAGAAAAAGGATCCGGTGAACCAAACAAGAAAAAAGTAGCGAAGCTGGGCCGCGCAGCGGTTCGTGAAATCGCTGAAACCAAAATGCCTGACCTGAACGCTGCTTCTATCGAAGCTGCAATGCGTATGGTTGAAGGTACTGCCCGCAGTATGGGGATCACAATCGAAGACTAA
- the nusG gene encoding transcription termination/antitermination protein NusG, giving the protein MEKRWYVVHTYSGYENKVKANLEKRVESMGMEDKIFRVLVPMEEELVNKDGKKKTVMRKVYPGYVLVEMVQTDDSWYVVRNTPGVTGFVGSTGSGSKPTALLPEEVEQILKHMGMVEPKAKIDFEIKESVRIMVGPFANFVGSVEEILADKSKIKVHVNMFGRETPLELDFTQVEKI; this is encoded by the coding sequence ATGGAAAAAAGATGGTACGTTGTTCATACCTATTCCGGGTATGAGAATAAGGTTAAGGCCAATTTGGAAAAACGCGTTGAGTCTATGGGCATGGAAGACAAAATATTCCGTGTTCTTGTTCCTATGGAAGAAGAACTGGTAAACAAGGACGGCAAGAAAAAAACCGTTATGCGTAAAGTTTACCCTGGATATGTTTTGGTCGAAATGGTTCAGACTGATGATTCATGGTATGTGGTCCGCAATACGCCGGGCGTTACCGGATTTGTTGGTTCGACAGGTTCCGGGTCCAAACCTACCGCTCTGCTTCCGGAAGAAGTTGAACAAATTCTGAAGCATATGGGCATGGTTGAACCTAAAGCGAAGATTGATTTCGAAATCAAGGAATCCGTACGTATTATGGTTGGTCCCTTTGCGAATTTTGTGGGCTCCGTGGAAGAAATTTTGGCTGACAAGAGCAAGATCAAAGTGCATGTCAACATGTTTGGACGGGAAACCCCGCTGGAGTTGGATTTCACTCAAGTGGAGAAAATATAA
- the secE gene encoding preprotein translocase subunit SecE: MKRSFKSLFSFFTESWSELKKVRWPSRKELKNYTLIVLGTIVVIALYFWVLDIGISAVIEAII; this comes from the coding sequence GTGAAACGTAGTTTCAAGTCTTTGTTTTCCTTTTTCACTGAGAGCTGGAGTGAACTCAAAAAAGTTCGCTGGCCTAGCCGTAAGGAATTGAAGAACTACACATTGATCGTTCTCGGTACAATTGTAGTGATCGCTCTTTACTTCTGGGTTCTGGACATCGGTATTTCCGCTGTGATTGAAGCGATTATTTAG
- the rpmG gene encoding 50S ribosomal protein L33, with protein MRVIITLACTSCKQRNYATTKNKRNHPDRLEMKKFCKFCNEQTPHRETR; from the coding sequence ATGCGGGTAATTATCACTTTGGCTTGTACAAGTTGCAAACAAAGAAACTATGCGACAACCAAAAACAAGCGAAATCACCCCGACCGCTTGGAGATGAAGAAATTTTGCAAGTTCTGTAACGAGCAAACTCCTCATCGCGAAACCAGATAG